The DNA segment TTCAGCGAGAGAAACTCCCCGACGATCCCCGTCGCCTCGGTCATACGAGACCGGTGGGCGTCGACCGGGAAAACCGTGCGGGTTCGACCTGCCTGCGGTGCCCGTCGCCGTTCGAATACCGCTGCGAGTGAACCGATTACGACACCGACGAGTCGCACGTGGCGTCGGACGTCGCCTCGCTTGGATCGTCAGCAGCGTCCGTCCCCGGGCGGTCGTATTCGTCGGTGGCGGGTTCACTGCGGTCGGTGTCGCCGTGGTCGGCGGGTGGGCTGTCTTCGATGCCGTCGTAGTAGATGTCGAACTGTGCGCCGCCGTCGACCGACTCGGTGACGGCGAGCGACCAGCCGTGGGCCTCGACGATCTGGCCGACGATGTCGAGGCCGAGTCCGGTGCCGTCCCGGTTCGTCGTGTAGCCCGACTCCAGAACTGCATCCCGGTCGTCTTCGGGGATCCCGACGCCGTCGTCGGCGACGTAGAAGCCGACCTTCTCACTGGTTTCGGGAGCGGCTGATCGCCCGGTCGCCGAAGCCGGCGCGTCGTCGACGTCGATCGTCCCGACGGTGACGGTGACGTCGGCGCCGCCGTGCTCGACGGCGTTGCGAAACAGGTTCTCGAGCGCCTGGGTGAGTCTGGACCGATCGGCGGCGACGCGGTGATCGCCGGTCTCGATCCGCAGCGACGCGTCGGCGGTGTCGACACCGTTCCAGGCGGTGTTCACGAGAACGGCGAGGTCGACGAGGCTGCGTTCGGAGACGACGTCGCCGTGTCTGGCGAGCGTGAGGACGTCCTCGATGATGTGTTCCATCCGGTCGAGCGAGGTCTCGATCTCGTCGAGTTCGGGGTCGTCGTGGCGCTCGGCGAGGATGGAGAGGTAGCCGTCGGCGACGTTCAAGGGGTTCCGGAGATCGTGGCTGACGACGCTGGCGAAGCGATCGAGACGTTCGTTCTGGCGTTCGAGTTCTCGTTCGTAGCGGTGGCGTTCGGTGACGTCGCGGAGGATGAGCAGTTGGCCGACCCGCCGGTCGCCGTCGGTCAGGACGGTCGTCTCGACCGTGAGGTACGTCGGCGTCCCGTCGATCGTGAGTTGGACCGCGGTCGTGGCCGTCTTCTCACCGTCGTCGGTCGTCACCCGTCCGTCCGTGTCGAGCCAGCCGGCTATCTGCTCGGGCAGAACGGCGTCGAACTGTCGGCCGAGGGCCGCGTCGCAGCCACCGCGGACGTACGTGTCGGCTTGTGGGTTCGCGTCTACGACGCGCCCGTCGCCGTCGAGGACGACGACGCCGTCGGTGATGTGCTCGATCACCGCACCCCTGGCGATCGGCAGCAGGTCGGTCAGGCGATACCTGAACACGGCGACGGCGAGTGCCCCGGCCGCGACGGTGAATCCCAACGAGGTCGGTTCCATGTCGGTGTCCGCGAGGACGTATACGACGTTGCTCACCCAGGGAGCGATCGCAGCGATCATGAGCAGCGTCGCTTGCCCGCGATAGAGGTCGTTCGACCGGCGGATGAACCCGGCGAGGAGAATCGTCCCGATGGCGAGTAGTCCGTAGGCGTACAGCACGTAGGCGTAAAACCCGAGGCCGTTTTCGAACACGTAGCCGACAGGCGTCACGTCCGAGGGGACGATCTCCGTCCACAGCAGCGAGTGTGACGTTCCAGTAAGGGCGAGCAGGTACAGGACGGCGGGGACGATGTAGAGTGCACCGAGACGGCGGCGCGTGAGAAACTCGTCTGAGTCGGTGTAGACGATGGCGAAGAGGAAGACCGTCGTCGGAACGATGGCGACGCCCAGGTAGTGGATCGTCTGGGTGACGAGGATCGTCGCTTCGCGACTCTCGACGAGCATACTCGCGAGATCGCCGCCGGTCCACAGCGCGATTCCGGCGGTGAGTAACGCGAGCACTCTCGTTTCGTCGTGCTCGGGGTTTCGAAGCGCGAGACCCGCGATGACCCCGCTCGTGACAGCGCCGAGCGCGACGGCCACCATGTACGCGGTGGCGAGAGTTACCATCATCACGAAATTGTGGTCCGCCGATATAACGGCAGCGGCCATCGCCGATCGCCGAGACCGTCGCGATGGCCCGGTAGTGGGCGGCACAGATCAGGACGGCCGTGAGTGAACGCCGGTCGCCTCGTCGCCGTCCGGCTCGTGAGCGGGTTCGTAGCGGATCTCGAAGCGAGCACCGCCGTCGATCGACTCGGTGACGGCGAGCGACCAGCCGTGGGCCTCGACGATCTGGCCGACGATGTCGAGGCCGAGTCCGGTGCCGTCCTGGTTCGTCGTGTATCCCGATTCGAGGACGTCCTCGCGGGCATCTTCGGGGATCCCGACGCCGTCGTCGGCGACGTAGAAGCCGGCGCTCTCGCTGGTGTCTGGGGCAGCCGATCGCTCGCCGGTCGATCCGTCCGTGCCGTCGGCCGCGATCGTCCCGACGGTGACGGTGACGTCGGTGCCGCCGTGTTCGACCGTGTTGCGAAAGAGGTTCTCGAGCGCCTGGGTGAGCCGGGAGGCGTCGGCGGCGACCCGATGACCACCGGTCTCGATTCGGAGCGACGCGTCGGCGGTGTCGACGCCGTTCCACGCCCGATCCGTGATCGTCGAGAGTTCGACGACGGTCCGATCGGAGACGGCGTCGCCGTGTCTGGCGAGCGTGAGGACGTCCTCGATGATGTCCTCCATGCGATCGAGCGAGGTCTCGATCTCGTCGATCTCGGGATCGTCGTGGCGCTCGGCGAGGATGGAGAGGTAGCCGTCGGCGACGTTCAAGGGGTTCCGGAGGTCGTGACTGACGACGCTGGCGAAGCGGTCGAGGCGCTCGTTCTGGCGCTCGAGTTCGCGCTCGTAGCGGTGGCGTTCGGTGACGTCGCGGAGGATGAGCAGTTGGCCGACTCGCTGGTTGTCGTCGTACAACGTGGTTTTCGTGGCCGAGAGCTGCCGCGATTCGCCTCGCTCTCGGACGCCGACCGTGGTCGAACGGGTCGGGCCCCTGCTCGCTGTTCGATTGTCACCCGTCTGCTCGGCGCTGCCCTCGTCTGTCACCAACTCGTCCTCCCCGTCAGTATCGGCCGCGAGCCAGTCGGCGACGGTCGCCGGGAGCACCGCCGTCGCGCGCTGTCCGAGTGCGCGTTGTGGATCGAGGTCGAGAAACGCGGCGCCGCTCGAGTTCACGTCGCTGACGCGCACCTCCCGGTCGAGGACGACGACGCCGTCGGTGATCTGCTCGAAGACGGTTCGCCTGGCGATCGGACTGATGTCGATCAGCCGATATTCGAGCACCGCGACGGCGAACGCTGTCGCCGAGATGGCGAAGCCGAGCGAGGTCGCATTGATCTCGACCCAGCCGGTGACGTAGAACACGTTGCTCGCCCACGGTGTGAGTGCCCCGACGAGGAGGGCGACGATCTGCCCGCGGTAGAGCCCCGTCGAGGCGGCGAGGTACGTGCCGAGGATTCCCGTGGCGATCGCCAGGAGGAGGTAGCTGTAGACCGTAAACACGACGTAGGCCGGGCCGTTGTCGAACGCGTAGCCGCTCGGCGGTTGCGTCGACGCCTCGATAGCTGTCCAGATCAGCTGGTGTGCGGGATTGGTGAGAACCAGGCCGACGGTCACCGCTGGAACGACTGCAAGCCCGGCGACGCGGGCCGGCGTGAGCGACCACCGATCGGTGTAGATCACGACGAAGCAGAAGATGGCGACCGGTACGACCGCGACGCCGAC comes from the Halovivax cerinus genome and includes:
- a CDS encoding histidine kinase N-terminal 7TM domain-containing protein — protein: MVTLATAYMVAVALGAVTSGVIAGLALRNPEHDETRVLALLTAGIALWTGGDLASMLVESREATILVTQTIHYLGVAIVPTTVFLFAIVYTDSDEFLTRRRLGALYIVPAVLYLLALTGTSHSLLWTEIVPSDVTPVGYVFENGLGFYAYVLYAYGLLAIGTILLAGFIRRSNDLYRGQATLLMIAAIAPWVSNVVYVLADTDMEPTSLGFTVAAGALAVAVFRYRLTDLLPIARGAVIEHITDGVVVLDGDGRVVDANPQADTYVRGGCDAALGRQFDAVLPEQIAGWLDTDGRVTTDDGEKTATTAVQLTIDGTPTYLTVETTVLTDGDRRVGQLLILRDVTERHRYERELERQNERLDRFASVVSHDLRNPLNVADGYLSILAERHDDPELDEIETSLDRMEHIIEDVLTLARHGDVVSERSLVDLAVLVNTAWNGVDTADASLRIETGDHRVAADRSRLTQALENLFRNAVEHGGADVTVTVGTIDVDDAPASATGRSAAPETSEKVGFYVADDGVGIPEDDRDAVLESGYTTNRDGTGLGLDIVGQIVEAHGWSLAVTESVDGGAQFDIYYDGIEDSPPADHGDTDRSEPATDEYDRPGTDAADDPSEATSDATCDSSVS
- a CDS encoding histidine kinase N-terminal 7TM domain-containing protein, coding for MSAIETAYLVGLGIATVVSLGIAALAVQHRERTDAFALTVLTTGMAIWAGGDLMSALVVSRSATIRWVQVSWVGVAVVPVAIFCFVVIYTDRWSLTPARVAGLAVVPAVTVGLVLTNPAHQLIWTAIEASTQPPSGYAFDNGPAYVVFTVYSYLLLAIATGILGTYLAASTGLYRGQIVALLVGALTPWASNVFYVTGWVEINATSLGFAISATAFAVAVLEYRLIDISPIARRTVFEQITDGVVVLDREVRVSDVNSSGAAFLDLDPQRALGQRATAVLPATVADWLAADTDGEDELVTDEGSAEQTGDNRTASRGPTRSTTVGVRERGESRQLSATKTTLYDDNQRVGQLLILRDVTERHRYERELERQNERLDRFASVVSHDLRNPLNVADGYLSILAERHDDPEIDEIETSLDRMEDIIEDVLTLARHGDAVSDRTVVELSTITDRAWNGVDTADASLRIETGGHRVAADASRLTQALENLFRNTVEHGGTDVTVTVGTIAADGTDGSTGERSAAPDTSESAGFYVADDGVGIPEDAREDVLESGYTTNQDGTGLGLDIVGQIVEAHGWSLAVTESIDGGARFEIRYEPAHEPDGDEATGVHSRPS